From Arcticibacter tournemirensis, one genomic window encodes:
- a CDS encoding LacI family DNA-binding transcriptional regulator yields the protein MDSINIKQLAEKLNLSTSTVSRAFRGHSDINKETKEKILAMARELNYQPNHMASNLRDKKSRTIAVIVPEIANNFFSRAINGIERVARDNGYHVQIYLTNDDFDREVAFISQLHNGRVDGIIMSVTGEANDHSYMHKFRKKSIPLVFFDRMYDDINASKVSTNDYDSSFAATKHLIDKGCTRIVYLVVNKNLSIGKMRMQGYKDALESAGLPFVENLVIDCSNELIHNIDILEGVFRVIKPDGVFASVERLAIASYYVCHNMNLKIGDDIKIICFSSLEIASLLNPPLSTITQPAYDMGVEAAKILFRQLGMIEERTGNNDENVSEQVVLQSDLVIRQSTLGLK from the coding sequence ATGGATTCCATTAATATCAAACAATTAGCCGAAAAACTCAATCTTTCGACATCTACAGTGTCCAGGGCATTCCGGGGGCATAGTGATATTAATAAAGAAACTAAAGAGAAGATTCTTGCTATGGCCCGGGAGCTTAATTACCAGCCCAATCACATGGCTAGTAATTTGCGGGATAAAAAGAGTCGGACGATCGCGGTTATCGTGCCCGAGATAGCCAATAATTTTTTCTCACGGGCGATTAACGGAATCGAAAGGGTTGCGAGAGATAATGGTTACCATGTGCAGATATACCTAACGAATGATGATTTTGATCGGGAGGTTGCTTTTATCTCCCAGTTGCACAATGGCAGGGTAGACGGGATTATAATGTCAGTTACCGGCGAAGCAAATGATCACAGCTACATGCACAAGTTTCGGAAAAAGAGCATTCCTCTGGTGTTTTTTGATCGCATGTATGATGACATAAATGCTTCTAAAGTGTCTACCAACGATTATGATAGCAGCTTTGCTGCTACAAAACACTTAATTGACAAAGGCTGTACACGAATAGTGTATCTCGTTGTGAATAAAAACCTCTCCATAGGAAAGATGAGAATGCAGGGGTATAAGGATGCGTTGGAATCTGCGGGATTACCGTTTGTAGAAAATCTGGTGATTGATTGCAGTAATGAGCTGATTCATAATATCGATATACTTGAAGGCGTTTTCAGAGTAATTAAACCGGATGGTGTATTTGCTTCTGTGGAGAGATTGGCGATTGCAAGTTATTATGTGTGTCATAATATGAACCTTAAAATAGGTGATGACATTAAGATCATTTGTTTTTCCAGTCTCGAAATAGCTTCCCTGCTGAACCCACCCTTATCCACAATAACTCAACCTGCTTATGACATGGGCGTGGAGGCCGCAAAAATTCTTTTCAGGCAGCTCGGAATGATAGAAGAACGAACTGGGAATAACGACGAAAATGTATCAGAACAGGTTGTTCTCCAATCGGATCTTGTAATCAGACAGTCCACTTTAGGGTTAAAATAA
- a CDS encoding SusC/RagA family TonB-linked outer membrane protein, with the protein MKKHYMKSVFLLLSLVLFSIQGFSQTGSISGQVVDEKGQPLPGASVSIKNINRGTSTDEKGVFRLNAVANGSYVLTVSFIGYQVLETQVTVNGEKRVALKLVPNAQNLTEVVVIGYGTQRRKEVTGSISTVSSKDFQKGNITTPEQLIVGKVAGVQVTTNGGQPGSGSTIRIRGGASLNASNDPLIVIDGVPVSNATIPGVSNPLAMINPNDIETFTVLKDANATAIYGSRASNGVILITTKKGKSGAPSINFSSQNSIATVAKKVDVLTADEVRTYVNANGSDALKALLGTANTDWQDEVFRNAATTDNNLSISGTSKNMPYRVSFGYLNQNGTLITDKLERGTAGLSLNPRFLDNHLKVDFNVKNSLAISQFANQDAISGAVQFNPTWAVNSANSTYGGYFEWLRPDGTLNPNAPRNPVGAVRLKDDSGNTMRSFGNLQLDYSFHFLPELHANVNVGYDVSRGKGIVYIPAEAAISFSTRGNYNRYKSTISNNVVEAYLNYNKDISSINSNINATAGYGYYANRTKNYNFASYEADGKTVKSTPKFPFDIPENRLLSYYGRLIYTLNNRYIFSGTVRTDGSSRFSEDNRWGVFPSAAFTWRINEEGFLKGTNALSDLKLRLSYGVTGQQEGIANYSYLSNYSVSNNEAMYQIGDTYYYMNAPVAYDEDIKWETTETYNAGIDYGFLNGRINGSIDVYRKKTKDLLSVIPIPIGSNFSNQLLTNVGNMEADGVELAINAKPILKKDFSWDLGFNFTYNKTKVTNLTASYNPDYMVSVGDITGSTGNKIQAHALNRSPFSYYVWKQVYDESGKPLSGVYADLDGDGTITEADKYFYKSPLPKYSLGFSTSVSLRKWTLSTVLRSNIGNYIYDNVSSNLSSRTVILDATSGVVNNVVRDFLNTGFSANQYYSDYYVKNASFLKMDNLGLAYDAGNIARNGKMNLTISANVQNVFVISDYEGVDPENNKGIDYKFYPRPRTYVLGLNVGF; encoded by the coding sequence ATGAAAAAACATTACATGAAGAGCGTGTTTCTTCTGCTCAGTCTCGTCCTGTTTTCGATCCAGGGGTTTTCCCAGACCGGAAGTATCAGTGGACAAGTAGTAGACGAAAAGGGGCAGCCCCTTCCGGGCGCGTCAGTTAGTATCAAGAATATTAACAGGGGAACCTCTACTGATGAAAAAGGAGTGTTTAGGTTGAATGCCGTGGCTAATGGTAGTTATGTCCTCACCGTTAGTTTTATCGGATACCAGGTTTTGGAAACACAGGTGACGGTAAACGGAGAAAAGAGGGTGGCTTTGAAGCTGGTGCCCAATGCTCAGAACCTCACTGAGGTGGTTGTAATTGGGTACGGTACACAAAGAAGGAAAGAAGTTACCGGATCTATTTCCACAGTAAGTTCGAAGGATTTTCAAAAAGGTAATATAACGACACCTGAACAGCTTATAGTAGGTAAGGTAGCAGGGGTGCAGGTTACAACCAATGGCGGACAGCCTGGTAGTGGAAGTACCATCCGTATCAGAGGTGGAGCGTCTTTAAATGCCAGCAATGATCCTTTGATCGTGATAGACGGGGTGCCTGTAAGCAACGCCACTATTCCTGGTGTTAGTAACCCTCTGGCAATGATCAATCCTAACGACATTGAGACATTTACTGTACTGAAAGACGCAAACGCAACAGCAATTTATGGATCACGTGCATCGAATGGTGTTATTTTAATTACCACCAAAAAAGGGAAGAGTGGAGCTCCCTCGATAAACTTCAGTAGTCAGAATTCAATAGCTACTGTTGCAAAGAAAGTGGATGTTCTAACAGCAGATGAAGTGAGAACATACGTAAACGCAAACGGTTCGGATGCGCTCAAGGCTTTGCTGGGAACAGCGAATACGGACTGGCAGGACGAGGTCTTCAGAAATGCAGCGACTACTGATAATAACTTAAGTATATCAGGTACATCGAAGAATATGCCTTACCGCGTTTCTTTTGGGTATCTGAATCAAAATGGTACGCTGATTACCGATAAATTAGAAAGGGGAACCGCTGGTCTTAGCCTCAATCCCCGCTTCCTTGATAACCATCTGAAGGTGGATTTTAATGTTAAGAATTCCCTGGCAATCTCGCAGTTTGCCAATCAGGATGCAATTTCCGGTGCTGTTCAGTTTAACCCCACCTGGGCTGTAAACAGTGCAAACAGTACTTATGGAGGCTATTTTGAATGGTTAAGGCCGGATGGTACCTTAAATCCGAATGCTCCCAGAAACCCTGTCGGTGCGGTTAGGTTGAAAGATGACAGTGGTAATACAATGCGTAGTTTTGGCAATCTGCAACTAGATTATTCTTTCCATTTTCTTCCCGAGTTACACGCCAATGTGAACGTGGGTTATGATGTGTCAAGAGGCAAAGGTATTGTATATATTCCAGCAGAGGCTGCTATCAGCTTTAGCACCAGGGGGAACTACAATCGGTATAAATCGACCATTTCTAATAACGTAGTGGAAGCTTATCTGAATTATAATAAGGATATCTCTTCAATAAATAGCAATATCAATGCGACTGCAGGTTACGGCTACTATGCTAACCGTACCAAGAATTACAATTTTGCAAGCTACGAGGCTGACGGAAAAACGGTTAAAAGTACTCCGAAGTTTCCGTTTGACATTCCTGAAAACAGACTGTTGTCCTATTACGGACGTTTAATATATACCTTAAATAACCGGTATATCTTCTCAGGAACTGTCCGTACCGATGGTTCTTCACGGTTCAGCGAAGACAACCGTTGGGGGGTATTTCCTTCAGCCGCTTTCACATGGAGAATTAATGAAGAAGGCTTCCTGAAAGGCACAAATGCATTATCAGATCTGAAATTGCGTTTAAGCTATGGCGTTACCGGGCAGCAGGAAGGTATTGCTAATTATTCCTACCTGTCAAATTACTCAGTAAGTAATAATGAGGCTATGTATCAGATTGGCGATACCTATTATTACATGAATGCGCCGGTTGCTTATGATGAGGATATTAAGTGGGAAACAACAGAAACCTATAACGCTGGTATCGATTACGGTTTCCTGAACGGACGTATCAATGGTAGCATCGACGTTTATAGAAAGAAAACAAAGGATCTTCTAAGTGTAATTCCTATTCCTATCGGATCTAATTTTAGCAATCAGCTGCTGACAAATGTTGGAAATATGGAAGCAGATGGAGTAGAGCTAGCCATTAACGCGAAGCCTATATTGAAAAAGGACTTTTCATGGGACCTGGGCTTTAACTTTACCTATAATAAGACGAAAGTGACCAATCTTACAGCCTCTTACAATCCCGATTATATGGTTTCGGTAGGAGATATAACCGGCTCTACCGGCAACAAGATCCAGGCACATGCTCTCAACCGTTCTCCTTTCTCATATTATGTATGGAAACAAGTGTACGACGAAAGTGGAAAACCTTTGAGTGGGGTTTATGCTGATCTGGATGGTGACGGAACCATTACGGAGGCCGATAAATATTTTTATAAGTCACCTCTTCCGAAGTACAGCCTTGGTTTTTCGACATCTGTGTCGTTACGCAAATGGACGCTTAGCACGGTGCTGAGATCGAATATTGGAAACTATATTTATGACAACGTAAGCTCAAATCTTTCTTCTAGGACAGTGATCCTGGATGCTACTTCGGGCGTTGTGAACAATGTAGTAAGAGATTTCCTGAACACAGGGTTCTCGGCTAATCAATACTATTCGGACTATTATGTAAAGAACGCTTCATTCCTCAAAATGGATAATCTGGGGCTCGCTTATGATGCAGGTAATATCGCTAGAAATGGTAAGATGAATCTGACCATATCAGCGAACGTGCAGAACGTGTTTGTAATATCAGATTACGAAGGTGTTGATCCGGAGAATAATAAGGGTATAGATTACAAGTTTTATCCAAGACCAAGGACCTATGTACTGGGACTTAATGTTGGTTTCTAA
- a CDS encoding RagB/SusD family nutrient uptake outer membrane protein, giving the protein MINRNYKILAMATVLLLAFSSCKKDLDLTPTNDITGDKAYADFNGYRSGVAKVYGSYATPSNTGTNTSDVAGQDPGFADFLRGYWNLQELPTDEAACAWIGDAGGGIQGLDYNSYVPSNVLILGMYARSLYQISVVNEFLRESTDAKVASRGISGNDAQEIKYFAAEARFIRAFQYWLLMDLFGNPPFITEENKVGKESPQQITRAKLFEYVESELLAIEPLLKETNEYGRVTKAADWALLARLYLNAGVYTGTIKYNEAAQYAAKVISSGRYSLHPVYANLFKGDNDKNNPEVILSINYDGVKTQNYGGTTYLINAAVNGDMGPAGFGIPNGGWGGNRSRPNLPNLFGDYKNTKDKRAMFWGDTPNITDISVFKQGLAVVKFTNLTSTGATPASVGGTYCSTDFPLFRLAEMYLVYAEAVARGGSGSTATALGYLNLLRQRAYGDASGNLSSFTVDDILNERGRELYWEGFRRTDLIRYGKYTSDSYLWPFKGGVASGRGLEAHKALYPLPISDVIANTNLTQNPGY; this is encoded by the coding sequence ATGATCAATCGTAATTATAAAATATTGGCTATGGCAACGGTGTTGTTGCTGGCCTTCAGTTCCTGCAAGAAGGATTTAGATCTAACGCCTACGAACGATATAACAGGCGATAAGGCATATGCAGATTTTAACGGATACAGAAGCGGAGTTGCTAAAGTATATGGAAGTTATGCAACACCAAGTAACACTGGAACGAATACCAGTGATGTTGCTGGGCAGGATCCCGGATTTGCGGATTTCTTAAGAGGGTATTGGAACTTGCAGGAGTTGCCTACTGATGAAGCTGCTTGCGCATGGATTGGTGATGCCGGTGGTGGTATCCAGGGTCTGGATTATAACAGCTATGTGCCATCGAATGTATTGATATTGGGTATGTATGCCCGTAGTCTATATCAAATATCTGTGGTCAATGAGTTTCTAAGAGAGAGTACCGACGCAAAGGTTGCCTCGAGAGGGATTAGCGGAAATGACGCCCAGGAGATTAAATATTTTGCAGCCGAAGCTCGTTTTATCCGTGCATTTCAATACTGGCTGTTGATGGATCTTTTCGGAAATCCTCCTTTTATAACAGAGGAAAACAAAGTAGGAAAAGAATCGCCACAGCAGATCACCCGTGCAAAACTGTTTGAATACGTTGAATCTGAATTATTAGCTATTGAGCCTTTACTGAAAGAAACCAACGAATATGGTCGTGTTACAAAGGCTGCTGATTGGGCATTATTAGCGAGATTATATCTTAATGCAGGGGTTTATACTGGTACAATCAAATACAATGAGGCTGCACAGTATGCTGCAAAGGTTATTTCTTCAGGTCGTTATTCATTACATCCTGTGTACGCAAATCTGTTTAAAGGGGATAATGATAAGAATAATCCTGAGGTAATTCTTTCCATCAATTATGATGGGGTTAAAACCCAGAATTATGGCGGAACTACTTACCTCATCAATGCGGCAGTAAACGGAGATATGGGGCCGGCTGGATTTGGTATTCCTAATGGCGGATGGGGCGGTAACCGCAGTCGTCCGAACCTTCCAAACTTATTTGGCGACTATAAGAATACCAAGGATAAGAGAGCGATGTTCTGGGGCGATACTCCGAATATCACCGATATTTCGGTATTCAAACAGGGACTGGCAGTTGTGAAGTTTACAAACCTCACCTCAACCGGCGCAACCCCGGCATCAGTAGGTGGTACCTATTGTTCTACAGACTTCCCATTATTCCGTCTTGCTGAGATGTATCTGGTTTACGCTGAAGCAGTAGCCAGAGGTGGTTCAGGAAGCACAGCTACTGCACTGGGCTATCTTAATTTGCTCCGTCAGAGAGCTTATGGGGATGCATCCGGAAACCTTAGTTCCTTTACCGTTGACGATATTCTCAATGAAAGAGGAAGAGAATTATACTGGGAAGGATTCAGACGCACGGATCTTATAAGATATGGTAAATATACATCTGATTCCTACTTATGGCCATTTAAGGGAGGCGTAGCTAGCGGAAGAGGTCTTGAAGCTCATAAAGCGCTATACCCATTACCGATCAGTGATGTCATCGCTAACACGAATCTTACTCAAAACCCCGGTTATTAA
- a CDS encoding SusE domain-containing protein → MKAIFNRLFLFLAASLLFVSCEKDETKVVATGGTSPQLTVTQSKQVLTEAQKNDTAVVFSWTKPDFGYSAAVSYSIQFAKKGTNFTPAKTVYLSNVQRKGYTVAEMNAIAAEIGLAAFTAGEMEVRVSGEISAEIAAVTSNTATVNITPYLSEPEYQVIFMVGDATEGGWDNAKGTAMFRDDNDAFIYTFTGRFKAGNLKFLGISGKWAPQWGANAQGGVAFRAKDADPDPGSFSVPADGYYTVILNIRNNVFSITPFDASATTSYSSIGTIGDFNSWSDIAPMSSSSFNPHFWHSKQTFGASTGLKFRIASGWSVNWGPAKGHETELRGKGVAGGENLTVPAGTYQVYFDDITGHYVFVKE, encoded by the coding sequence ATGAAAGCGATATTTAATAGATTATTTTTATTCCTTGCTGCGTCGCTGCTGTTTGTCTCCTGTGAGAAAGACGAAACCAAGGTAGTAGCTACAGGAGGAACTTCTCCTCAGCTAACGGTAACTCAGAGCAAACAGGTTCTGACAGAAGCACAAAAGAACGATACGGCTGTGGTCTTTTCGTGGACAAAACCCGATTTCGGTTACAGTGCTGCCGTAAGTTATTCGATACAATTTGCAAAAAAGGGAACCAATTTTACACCCGCTAAAACAGTTTATCTAAGCAATGTACAGCGTAAGGGATATACTGTAGCTGAAATGAATGCAATTGCTGCTGAAATCGGATTGGCTGCTTTTACAGCCGGAGAAATGGAAGTGAGAGTAAGCGGTGAGATATCTGCGGAAATAGCGGCTGTTACTTCAAATACAGCCACAGTGAATATCACTCCCTACTTATCAGAGCCGGAGTATCAGGTGATCTTTATGGTTGGTGACGCTACTGAAGGAGGCTGGGATAATGCTAAAGGAACAGCGATGTTCAGAGATGACAACGATGCCTTTATCTACACATTCACCGGGCGTTTTAAAGCCGGAAACCTGAAGTTTCTCGGTATTTCCGGAAAGTGGGCACCTCAGTGGGGCGCAAATGCACAGGGTGGTGTTGCATTCAGGGCAAAAGATGCAGATCCTGATCCGGGCTCGTTTAGCGTGCCTGCCGACGGCTACTATACTGTGATCTTAAACATTCGTAACAATGTCTTTTCGATCACTCCTTTTGACGCATCGGCAACTACTTCATATAGCTCCATCGGAACGATTGGCGATTTTAATTCATGGTCAGATATAGCGCCAATGAGTAGTTCATCATTCAATCCGCATTTCTGGCATTCTAAACAGACATTCGGAGCCAGTACAGGCTTGAAATTCAGAATAGCATCAGGCTGGAGCGTCAACTGGGGACCTGCAAAAGGCCATGAAACTGAATTGCGCGGAAAGGGAGTAGCTGGCGGTGAGAATCTGACGGTACCCGCCGGCACTTACCAGGTGTACTTCGATGATATCACCGGACATTACGTGTTCGTTAAAGAATAG
- a CDS encoding glycoside hydrolase family 13 protein has product MKLSPLKNNGKAVRSKSVKAGSTTMFLFFFFSLLFSTVVFAQIPSLERVEPSFWWAGMKNPELQLVVHGKNISEREVNLSYAGVKLAKVHKVENPNYLFVDLLIAPETAPGIFTLNFEKKGAKRLSYKYELKARDTSPNRIQGVTNKDFIYLIMPDRFANGDKKNDVVKGMQETALNRDSMYYRHGGDIQGIIDHLDYFQDLGVTALWLNPVLENDQPRTSYHGYANTENYKIDRRYGSNELYKKLVDECHSRGMKMIKDLVHNHLGSQHWIIKDMPSRDWVHQWPSYTKSSFRDQVLFDPYAAESEKKLMTDGWFDNHMPDMNQANPFVRKYFTQSHIWWIEYAGLDGFRLDTYAYNDAEFMAEWAKEIKREYPRFTFFAETWVHGVPNQAFFTQGNTINRGFDTELPGVTDFQCLWGINEALNGKFGWDEGITKLYTTIASDFVYQDPTRNVVFLDNHDLSRFYSVVGEDFNKYKSGIAWLLTTRGIPQMYYGTEILMKNFSNPDGLVREDFKGGWTEDKVNKFKAEGRSEKENEAYNFVRTLANYRRNNPVLQTGKLMQYVPENGIYVYFRYNDDKTVMIIMNSNDKEGSVNTARFTERVSGYSSAVNVISQENIGALQTIKVPAKTTLVLELKK; this is encoded by the coding sequence ATGAAATTAAGTCCTCTCAAAAATAACGGTAAAGCTGTGAGAAGCAAGTCTGTAAAAGCAGGTAGTACTACAATGTTTCTATTCTTCTTTTTTAGTTTGCTATTCTCTACAGTTGTTTTCGCTCAAATTCCCTCACTCGAGCGGGTAGAACCTTCCTTCTGGTGGGCCGGGATGAAGAATCCTGAATTACAATTGGTGGTTCACGGGAAGAATATTTCGGAACGGGAAGTGAATCTGAGTTATGCCGGTGTGAAACTGGCAAAGGTGCACAAGGTTGAAAATCCGAATTATCTGTTTGTTGATCTTCTGATCGCCCCGGAGACAGCTCCCGGAATCTTTACACTTAATTTTGAGAAGAAAGGTGCAAAAAGATTATCATACAAGTATGAGTTAAAGGCGCGCGATACATCTCCAAACAGGATTCAGGGCGTAACGAATAAAGATTTTATTTATCTCATCATGCCCGACCGCTTTGCTAACGGGGATAAGAAAAACGATGTTGTTAAGGGAATGCAGGAAACTGCTCTAAACAGGGACTCGATGTATTACCGCCATGGCGGCGATATTCAGGGTATCATTGATCACCTCGATTATTTCCAGGATCTTGGCGTTACGGCCTTATGGCTTAACCCTGTGCTGGAGAATGATCAGCCGCGCACTTCTTATCACGGTTACGCAAATACCGAAAATTATAAGATCGATCGTCGCTACGGATCGAATGAACTCTACAAAAAGCTGGTAGACGAATGTCATTCAAGGGGAATGAAAATGATCAAAGACCTTGTCCATAACCATCTTGGAAGTCAGCACTGGATTATAAAAGACATGCCTTCCAGGGATTGGGTTCATCAGTGGCCTTCTTATACGAAGTCTTCTTTCCGGGATCAGGTTTTGTTTGACCCTTATGCTGCCGAATCAGAAAAGAAACTGATGACCGACGGCTGGTTTGATAATCATATGCCGGATATGAATCAGGCAAACCCATTTGTAAGGAAGTACTTTACACAAAGTCATATCTGGTGGATTGAGTATGCCGGACTGGATGGCTTCCGCCTGGATACATACGCTTATAATGATGCTGAGTTTATGGCAGAATGGGCAAAAGAAATTAAAAGAGAATATCCGCGCTTCACCTTCTTTGCCGAGACATGGGTGCACGGCGTACCTAATCAGGCATTTTTTACACAAGGAAATACTATAAACCGGGGCTTCGATACGGAACTTCCGGGAGTAACCGACTTTCAATGTCTGTGGGGCATAAATGAAGCTTTAAACGGAAAGTTTGGATGGGATGAAGGCATTACAAAACTCTATACTACTATTGCCAGTGACTTTGTTTATCAGGATCCGACGAGAAATGTTGTTTTTCTTGATAATCACGATTTGAGCCGTTTTTATTCGGTCGTTGGAGAAGATTTCAATAAGTATAAATCGGGCATCGCATGGCTGCTCACCACCAGGGGAATTCCGCAGATGTATTATGGTACCGAAATTCTGATGAAGAATTTTTCCAATCCTGATGGTCTAGTACGTGAAGATTTTAAGGGCGGTTGGACGGAAGACAAGGTGAACAAGTTTAAAGCAGAAGGCCGTTCTGAGAAGGAGAACGAAGCTTACAATTTTGTCCGCACCCTGGCAAATTACCGTAGAAATAATCCGGTGCTTCAGACTGGTAAGCTTATGCAATACGTACCTGAAAATGGCATATATGTGTATTTCAGATACAATGATGATAAAACTGTGATGATTATCATGAACAGTAACGACAAAGAAGGAAGTGTCAATACCGCAAGGTTCACTGAACGGGTGTCGGGTTACAGCAGTGCTGTGAATGTAATTTCGCAGGAGAACATTGGGGCTCTGCAAACTATAAAAGTTCCCGCTAAAACCACATTGGTACTCGAGTTAAAGAAATAA
- the pgmB gene encoding beta-phosphoglucomutase, whose amino-acid sequence MSEIKACLFDLDGVIVDTAVYHYRAWKRLANELGFDFTEEENEKLKGISRVRSLELILEWGGVVKSEEERSELATRKNDWYVEMVSSMDPEDILPGAAEFLRKVKAAGLKTALGSASKNSGLILEKTGLLSLFDAVLDGNSVTTSKPDPEIFLKGAEALGVRPENCVVFEDAVAGIEAAKAGGMKAVGIGSAEILNKADLVVRGLFEMSVEQLDNL is encoded by the coding sequence ATGTCCGAAATAAAAGCTTGTTTATTTGATCTCGACGGGGTCATCGTGGATACCGCTGTGTATCATTATCGCGCCTGGAAACGCCTGGCGAACGAACTGGGGTTCGATTTTACAGAAGAAGAAAACGAGAAACTTAAGGGGATCAGCCGTGTCAGGTCTCTTGAACTTATCCTCGAATGGGGAGGTGTTGTAAAATCTGAAGAAGAGAGATCAGAACTGGCAACACGAAAGAATGATTGGTATGTAGAAATGGTAAGCAGCATGGATCCGGAAGATATTTTACCTGGTGCAGCTGAGTTTCTCAGAAAAGTGAAAGCCGCAGGATTAAAAACGGCACTTGGGTCGGCGAGTAAGAATTCGGGACTGATCCTTGAAAAAACAGGGCTCTTGTCACTTTTTGATGCAGTGTTGGACGGGAACTCGGTGACCACTTCAAAACCCGATCCTGAGATCTTTTTAAAGGGGGCCGAGGCCCTCGGAGTACGGCCGGAAAACTGTGTGGTTTTTGAGGATGCCGTGGCAGGCATTGAAGCGGCAAAAGCCGGAGGTATGAAGGCTGTTGGTATCGGGTCCGCTGAGATATTGAACAAAGCTGATCTTGTTGTCAGGGGACTCTTTGAAATGAGTGTGGAACAGCTTGATAATTTATGA